The sequence TGGCTTTCCCAGTGCAGACTTTTGAAATAAGACGTTCTAAATCCCCTACCTCTTTAAGTTCTGAGGTCAGACCGTTTCTTAATGCCTTATTCCCCACGAACTCCTCTATGCATTCCTGGCGCTGCAGTACAGGTTCCAGCTTTCTTAATGGCGCCGATATCCACTTCTTAAGCATGCGGCCGCCCATTGCGGTTTCAGTCTTATCCATTATGGAAATAAGAGATCCCTCGCGGGCCCCGTCATTCATTGTGTATGTGATCTCAAGGTTCCTCTTCGTAGCAGAATCGAGCATCATAAACTCCGAGGGGTTATACCTCGAAATTTTGTTTAAGTGCGTAAGGTTAACCTTCTGCGTATCCTGCAGGTACTGCAGTATAACGCCCGCAGCAATGATACCCGAAGTAAGATGGTCTATGCCGAACCCCTTCAGGTTTACGGTCTTAAAGTGGCTTAAAAGGTTGTCGCGGCAGTATTCAAAATTAAAGATCCAGTCGTCCATCTTTGTAAACCTTACAGACTGGCTCCAGCGTTCGGTCAGCCTCTGGACTTCCTCTTTATCCTTTTTCTGAATGAGTATTTCCGCGGGACTTATCAGTTCCAGCTGGCTTAGTATGGTGTCCGCGGAAACTTCATAGGTAAAATATTCACCCGTCGAAATGTCGCAAAACGATATGCCCGCCATCCCGTCTTTAAGGCAGAGGGCAGCCAGATAGTTATTTCTTTTATGGTCTAAAAGCTTATCCGAAAGCGCAACGCCCGGCGTAACAACTTCAATTACTTCCCTTTTTACAATCCCCTTTGCAAACTTGGGGTTCTCAATCTGCTCGCAGACGGCAACCCTGTAGCCGCTTCTTACAAGCTTGGGCAGGTATGCATCCAGGGCATGGAATGGAAAACCCGCCAGCGGTGTATCCCCGGATGCTCCGTTTGATCTCCTGGTTAAGGTTATTCCCAGCACTTTTGATGCAATTTTTGCGTCTTCTTCAAACGTTTCAAAAAAATCACCTACCCTGAAAAGGAGTATCGTATCCGGGTGACTTTCCTTTATCTTGTGATATTGCGACATTAACGGGGTTGACATAAAACCTTTATTTTTTATCCAAAAATATACTTTAATATGCTAATAATATCAATTTTTAGCTCCTTTATTATGGATATATTCTCCTTTGATCACATTATCTTTTCATTTTCACCCGGGATCCTTTCATGAATAATTAACAATAGATACTTTATTAAGATTTTGGTAATTTATTGTTAATTGATTTTCATTCAGGGGTTGCTTAATTGATATATTAGCAGCCATGCAGTCTTATGCAAAAGACTGCATAATTTTTGTTTGTCATCGTCTAAAGACGTCGTTTATTTTCTTCTAATTACAAGGGACAGGATATTTATGCAGAAAAAAGATGGGACTTTGAATATCCCAATTCACGTGCTTCATCACGCTTTACAGGGTAAAATGCAGGAAATCAGTAAAGGCTATGAATTCCATATCTCGCAAAGAGCAAGGGAAAAATATAATTTTGATGAATCAATATTCTCTTTTAACGGGAATGTTGTCTTTGCTAACTTTCACGCCTCCCGCATTTTCGCCCAGAAATTAAATGAGAAACGGACTCCGGAAAATTCGGTGAAGGCCGGACAGATAAACGCCATGGGGCTGCTCGATGAAATATACCACTTCATACTGCGCCAGTATGAAACAAAGGCTAACCCGGAGGTCTTTAAGCGCGCTGTTGAACACGTAAAAAAATTTTCAGGCGAAGAAGAGCTCAGGCGTACACTACTAAGCTTTGTCAGACAGTTCCCGCCTATGGAAGTCTATAAGAATAACCAGGACCCGGAAGAGTACCTGAGAGACTACCACGACGGCAAGCCGAACACCGAAGTGGTTCTTGAGGAGATGATTCTCCTTTTCTTTGCTAACTATAACCCCGCAAACAGGGACCTGAAGGAGCTCTTTTCGGACGAGGAGCTAATGGTGCTTACTCCTTATACAAAAATTATAAACCAGCTTGAGGACTTCTTCTTAAATGAGAAAAAGTACGGGCCGGACGACCAGCCCATTTTTGACCTCTTAAGAACTCCCATTGTGGCTAACCCAGAAAGCCTGGAAGAACAGCTTAAGTTTATAGCAAACCGATGGTCAATCATTCTCGATTTACGCTACCTGGATAAGCTCCTGAGAGGAGTGGACATGATAAAGGAAGACTACCGACTTGGCGCATGGGGTCCGGGAGGCGGTGCCCCAACGGCTGTACCGCGCTATAAAGCGGGGGCCGGGGATTTGGACTCACTTACTTTGGGTAAATCGGGCTACAGATACGGTCGCGACGCCCACCTGGATTTCCTTGAAGGCGAAAAGTTTACGCCCGACGTGCACTGGATGCCCCAGGTGGTACTCCTGGCTAAAAACGCCTACGTGTGGCTCGACCAGCTTTCAAGAAAATACTCCAGGCATATTGCACACCTGGATCAGATACCCGATGAGGAACTCGACATGCTGGCCAGCTTTAACTTTACCGGACTCTGGCTCATTGGACTCTGGGAAAGAAGCCGCGCCTCACAAAGAATTAAACAGCTCACAGGCAACCCAGAGGCTGTGCCTTCGGCTTATTCTGTATACGACTACGTTATTGCCTACGACCTGGGCGGAGAACACGCTTTCCAGAACCTGAACTACCGCTGCCGCCAAAGAGGAATCAGGCTCGCAAGCGATATGGTGCCGAACCATATGGGAATCTATTCCAAATGGGTTATTGAACACCCTGACTTTTTTATACAGAGCCCCTACAGCCCCTTCCCTAACTACAGGTTTACGGGACCCGACTTGTCGGAAGACCCGAACATTCAGATAAGAGTTGAAGACGGGTACTGGTCAAAATCCGATGCCGCTGTAGTCTTCCAAAGAATTGACAACAGATCGGGCGAAGTCCGCTATATCTATCACGGCAACGACGGTACCAATATGCCCTGGAACGATACGGCGCAGCTGGATCTGCTTAAAGACTACGTCCGTGAGGCCGTAATCCAGACAATATTCCACGTTGCAAGAAAAACTTCAATCATTCGTTTTGATGCCGCAATGACACTTGCAAAACGCCACTTCCACCGCCTGTGGTACCCGCAGCCCGGCACCGGGGGCGATATCCCCTCGCGCAGCGACTACGGTTTAAGGCAGGAAGAGTTTGACCAGCTTTTTCCCAAGGAATTCTGGAGGGAAGTTGTAGACAGGATTAATGAGGAGATGCCCGATACGCTTTTGCTGGCAGAAGCATTCTGGCTCATGGAAGGCTACTTCGTGCGAACCCTTGGAATGCACAGAGTCTATAACAGCGCATTCATGCACATGATGATGAAAGAGGAAAATGAAAAGTACCGTAAGGTTATCTCCAGCACGCTTGAATTTAACCCTGAGATATTAAAACGCTACGTCAACTTCATGAGTAATCCCGACGAGGAGACTGCCATTAGACAGTTCGGAACAGACGACAAGTATTTCGGGGTTGCAACACTAATGGTTACACTTCCCGGTCTGCCGATGTTTGCGCACGGACAGGTGGAGGGCTACTCAGAGAAATACGGCATGGAATATAAGAGAGCCTACTATAATGAATTTGTAAATGAGTATTTGGTCGACCGCCACAGAAGAGAAATATTCCCCCTCATGAAAAAAAGATACATGTTCAGCCAGGTGGATAATTTCTGGTTCTACGACTTCTATACCAGCGACGGCAATGTAAACCAGAATGTCTTTGCCTATACAAATAAGTTCGGGGATGAAAAGGCAATTGTGGTATACAACAATAAATTTTCCGAAACTACAGGCTGGATTAACCGCACAACCGGAAAGTCCATACCGACTGGCGTGGGAGAAGAAAGAAATACAATTTATTCCAGCCTTGTTCCTGCCCTGGGCTTAAGGACAGACGACAAGTATTTCTACGTCTACCGCGATCTTGTCACCAACCTGGAATACATAAGGCTCGGGCGTGAGATGGGTGAAAAGGGCCTGTTTATTCACCTTAAGCCTTTTAAGTATCATGTATTCCTGGATTTCAGGGAGGTATATGATCAGACAGGAGAATACGAGGAGATCTGGGAAAACCTTAATGGAGCAGGGGTCCAAAGCATCGAAGAAGCTTTAATTGAAGCAAGGCTCTCCGGCGTACATGAGGCTC is a genomic window of Ignavibacteria bacterium containing:
- a CDS encoding alpha-amylase, encoding MQKKDGTLNIPIHVLHHALQGKMQEISKGYEFHISQRAREKYNFDESIFSFNGNVVFANFHASRIFAQKLNEKRTPENSVKAGQINAMGLLDEIYHFILRQYETKANPEVFKRAVEHVKKFSGEEELRRTLLSFVRQFPPMEVYKNNQDPEEYLRDYHDGKPNTEVVLEEMILLFFANYNPANRDLKELFSDEELMVLTPYTKIINQLEDFFLNEKKYGPDDQPIFDLLRTPIVANPESLEEQLKFIANRWSIILDLRYLDKLLRGVDMIKEDYRLGAWGPGGGAPTAVPRYKAGAGDLDSLTLGKSGYRYGRDAHLDFLEGEKFTPDVHWMPQVVLLAKNAYVWLDQLSRKYSRHIAHLDQIPDEELDMLASFNFTGLWLIGLWERSRASQRIKQLTGNPEAVPSAYSVYDYVIAYDLGGEHAFQNLNYRCRQRGIRLASDMVPNHMGIYSKWVIEHPDFFIQSPYSPFPNYRFTGPDLSEDPNIQIRVEDGYWSKSDAAVVFQRIDNRSGEVRYIYHGNDGTNMPWNDTAQLDLLKDYVREAVIQTIFHVARKTSIIRFDAAMTLAKRHFHRLWYPQPGTGGDIPSRSDYGLRQEEFDQLFPKEFWREVVDRINEEMPDTLLLAEAFWLMEGYFVRTLGMHRVYNSAFMHMMMKEENEKYRKVISSTLEFNPEILKRYVNFMSNPDEETAIRQFGTDDKYFGVATLMVTLPGLPMFAHGQVEGYSEKYGMEYKRAYYNEFVNEYLVDRHRREIFPLMKKRYMFSQVDNFWFYDFYTSDGNVNQNVFAYTNKFGDEKAIVVYNNKFSETTGWINRTTGKSIPTGVGEERNTIYSSLVPALGLRTDDKYFYVYRDLVTNLEYIRLGREMGEKGLFIHLKPFKYHVFLDFREVYDQTGEYEEIWENLNGAGVQSIEEALIEARLSGVHEALLNLFDNRAIELVSDLFIKDKEIKNTENTLKLIIGRYEYFINQIRDHIQADGSMPVLISNFTNGLNAIKFINDLLIENEVIVENEPVTNDFRKSLLLSRESNYPRNLLIYALWLSLKDIGILRQKDDTGSRTIELFDELYLTNPLKQILHRLGRSPYEVEQVIKLVRVLLKNKSPLSRRTLQTTPEEEKKAPKTHAKANYDASADASSNGRSEHEKEEREMIEKLLGDEEVKSYIGVNYFEGEWYYSKENLEELGNWRLTLRIMSYLCGLEDITDKNAALFSYIKDSYYMNRYLKEVSDISEYKLNNLKSNLTTVTV